The genomic window TTCCGCGAAACGCTCAACTCAATTCCCTTGGCATCCTGAACCGGCAACTTATAGTCGGGAGCAACCGGCAAAGCCTAGCGCAACAAGAGCCGGCTTACAAAATATCCATAGGGAGAGAGCGATGATGTCCAAGAACCGGAGGTTTCCGGCGGGCGCCTTGCGAGCCCTTGTCATCTCCGCAAGCGCTGCTCTAGTCGTCGCGGCGGGAAGCGCCTTCGCGGCACCTTACCCCGAACGGCCCATCAAGTTGATCGTGCCGTGGGCGGCTGGCGGCGATACCGACAGCATCTACCGGGTTTTCGCCCAGTTGTTGCAGAAGCAACTCGGCCAGCCTGTGATCATCGCCAACGTGAGCGGCGCGTCGGGCACCGTGGGCGAGCGCGAGGCTTCAAAGGCTACGCCGGATGGCTACACGATCTTTGCACCCCACGATTTCGTTCATTCGGTCTATTTCGCCGGATTGACGGACATCAAATACGACAAGGCCTTCGATCCCATCTGCCTGGTGTCGGCGACACCGTCGGTGATCACGGCGAGCGCGAAGACACCATGGAAGACGTTCAAGGAGATGGTAGCGGACGCCAAAGCCCATCCCGGCGCGATTACCGCCGGAGCCTCACTCGGCTCCACCAGTCAATATTCCATTGCGCTGATGGCGAAGGCCGTCGAGATCAAGCTCAAATACGTTCCTTATGACGGCACAGCCGAGCGCATGAACGCGCTGCTCGGTGGCCATATCGACCTTGCGGATTCAAACCTCACGCAGAAGGCCAAGGTCGACGCCGGCCTGCTCAAATTCCTTGCCATCATGAGCGAGAAGCGCAGCCCGGAATTGCCGAACGTGCCGACCCTGAAGGAACTCGGCTATGACGTGGATTATGCGGTCAATCGCGGCCTCATGGTCCCGAAGGATGTACCGGCGGAAATCCAGGCGAAGCTGGAATCGGCTTGCGCGGCGGCGACCAAGGAATCTGAGTTCGCCAAGGCGATGAAGTTGCAGGGCACCGAAGTCCGTTATTTGGCCAGCAAGGACTATGCCGCCTTCCTGAAGAAGGAGGATGCCAAGACCAAAGAGCTCACAAGGGAGCTCGGCCTGTTGAAGCGCGAATAATGCTCACGCGCGATGGCGTGGCGGGGCTTGTCTGCCTCGCCGTTAGTATTTGGCTGTTGCTGCTCACGCGTGGGTTGCCGCCGGCGATCATGGTGCCGATCGGCCCGGCGTTCTATCCGCGCGTAGTGCTGTTGATTCTGGCAGCGTTGAGCCTCGTACTGATCGGGCTTGACGTTGCCACCGCAGCGCAACGCCGCGCCGCAATCGCTACAGCTCCCGAAGCCGTCGAACCTCCGCCCAATTACCGGCTGGTGCTTGCTACCTTTCTTGAGTTCGGGCTCTACATCGTGCTCCTGCCGGAGCTCGGCTTTCGCCTTGCCACGTTCGTATTTGTTCTGGCGCTGCAGATCACGCTGGACTTGCCGCGTTCGTGGAAGCGGTGGAGTCTCGCTGTCATTGTCGCCCTCGCGACGTCGTTCGTATGTTATCTGGTGTTCGAGGACTACCTGTCGGTGATCCTGCCGCGCGGATCCTGGAGCGGGCTGTGAATCATTACGAATTGCTTCTCACCAATCTCGAAACGATTTTGCATCTGAAATATCTGGTGCCGTTGATCTTAGGCACGATTGCCGGTGTCATTGGCGGCGCGTTGCCCGGCGTCACCATAACCATGACCGTGATCATGGTGTTGCCGTTCACCTTCGGGCTCGATCCGCTGCAGGGGCTGGCGGCGATGATCGGCGTGTACACCGGCGGATCGGCAGGCGGCTCGATCACCGCCAGTCTGATCGGAATTCCAGGAACCCCGTCCGCCGTTGCCACCACATTCGACGGCTATCCGATGACGCGGAATGGCCAGCCGGGTCGCGCGGTCTGGGTCGGCGTCTGGTCGGCTTTTCTTGGCGGTGTCCTCGGCGGCCTTTTCCTGATTGAGCTCACCGGCGTCTTCGCTTCGATCGCATTGCAGTTCGGGCCGTGGGAATTCTTCTCGCTTTTCATTTTTGCCCTGTCGATGGTAGCCGGACTGGTCGGCAAGTCGGTCACGAAAGGACTGCTGTCGGGAGCGATCGGCCTCGTCGTCACCGTGATCGGCCCTGATCCCATTCTTGGGACCCAGCGGCTGACGATGGGTTTTGACTTTCTCGAAGGGGGACTCGACTTTCTGCCGGTCCTCATCGGCATTTTCGCTTTCGCGCAGCTGATGCCGGATGTCGAGCGGATCGGACAGGAGAGCACGCAAGAACGCGTGACGCATCGGTTAAGCCTGAAGGTGTCGCAGTTTGCCGCCCTGTGGGAAATCATCAGCCGGCCCTTCCTGCTGGTGTGGTCAACGCTGATCGGCGTGCTCATCGGTATCCTGCCGGCGATCGGCGGCAGCGCCGCCAATATCATGGCCTACGATCAGGCGAAAAAATTCTCTCGCCATCCGGAAAAGTTCGGCACCGGGATTCCCGAGGGCATCATCGCCTCGGAATCATCGAACAATGCCAATGTCGCCGGATCGCTGATGATGATCATGGCGTTCGGCATTCCCGGCGATGCGGTCACTGCCGTGATGATGGGAGCACTGACGATCCACGGCATCCAGCCCGGCCCGTTGTTTATCTCGCAGCATCCCGATGTCGCCTATGGAATATACGGCGCCTATATCGTTTCGCTGCCGCTGATGGTGCTGGTAATCTGGATCGGTTCGCGCGCCTGGCTGCGTGTCATCATCATGCCGAAGTCGATCCTGATCCCGATCATCCTTGTGCTCTCGGTCATCGGCGCCTATGCGCTCGGTAACAGCATGAACGATGTTTACGTCCTCGCGCTGTTCTGCGTCATCGGCTACGCCATGGTGAAGGCCCGCATCCCGCTGGCGCCACTGATCCTGGGGGTGGTGCTCGGGGATGCGATCGAGTCGAATCTGATCCGCGCTGTCTCGACCGACCCGGATCCCTGGCAGTTTATCACGCGGCCGATCTCCGGACTTCTGCTCGTTGCCTCGGTCGCCTCTATCGTTTTCGCGTTTTGGCAGCATCGCCGGGAACGCCTCCGGCTGGCCGCTACGCAAGAAGAAGACACCGACTTCTAATTCATTGTCGAGGAGGCTGCCGCGCCGAACTGCCGCTCGCAAACTGCAGCCGTTTGCCTCGCGCCGACGCGCTGTCAGCTTTAGCGTTTTCTTCAGCAAACGCAGACGACTCGGCGCTATTCGAAAAAGAGACTCACTCTTGTTCCAGAAGCAGACTCAAACTCATTTGGAAAAACTCATTTTATAAGGGGTGAACAGACTCAGTTCTATCTGCGGCGCATACCCATTCGCGGAAGAGCTGAATCCGCGAAGCGCAGCACAACGGCCGGCAACGGCGCAATGAGCAGACGAGACGGGGGGACGAGAGGCGGACAGGAAACGTTTGAGTTCATGCGAGTGGGGTATCTGAGTCTCAAGCTGTCGTTCACCGCCTCGTCGCGCGCTCGAGAAACTGCACCAGCGCTTTGCGGTCTGCATCCGAGCCGATGGTTTGTTCGGGCATTTTTGTGCCAGGCGTATAGGCCGCAGGGCCGATTTCGAAAAGCTTCGAGACTGTCTCGGGCGTCCAGACGATATCGAGTTTCTTCAGCGGCTCGGAGAAATTGTAGCCTGGCAAGGTCGCGATCCTCCGCCCGAAAATTCCCGACAGCGTCGGGCCGGCCTTGTTGCCCTGATCTGGGGAAAGCGTGTGGCAGGCGACGCATGCGCGAAAGATTTCCGCGCCACGGTCACCTGCGTAAGCGGCAAGCGTGTCGTTCGGGCTTTCCTGAATGGTCGCTCCGATAGGCTCGCCTGTGAGAGCGTTCCAACGCCGGATCATGTTATCGGCGCCGCCGGTCAGCAGCGTGCTGCTGTCCGGCATGAACGCCACTGACCACACTGGAAGTCCCGGCCCGACCAGCCTGCGGGCAAGCTTGCGCGTCTTGCGATCAATGATTGCGACCGATCCGCGAATATCTGCTGCTGCGAGTAGCGCGCCGTCCTTCGATATGGCCATTGCAATCACTGGATTCGGCGCGGCGGCCACCTCGCTCGCAAGCTTGCCTGTGCGGTCAAGGAAATAGACTTTTCCGTTCGCACCGGCGGTGGCGATCTCGCCGTCATCGGCTACCGCGACGGAATTGAGCGGCACGGGCAGGGTGACGATCGATGGCGAAGCAAGGGTGTCGAGAGGCCAGATACGGAGTGTCAGGTCGTAGCTGACGCTGACGAGTGTCTTTCCGTCAGCGCTGAATGCTATTCCATTGACGTTCTGCGTGTGCCCCTCGAGCACGCGCGCCGTTCCACCGGTGAGAGGCCAGAGGCGTACGGTATGATCCCATGCTGCGGAGGCGAGAACTGATCCATCTGGCGATAACGCAAGCGCAACGATCGGCGCGGTATGGCCTTCGAACACGGTATCGGGCTGTTGCTTGCCGGGAGTCCAAATCGCGATGCGGCCGTCGGCGCCTGCCGTCACGGCGCGGCCGTCCTTGAGGAGGGTTGTTGCGTTGACGGCGTCGGCGTGAAACCGCAGAACCTGTTCGGCAATGTCGCGGCTGAGTGACCAGCGGATCGCGCTGCTGTCGAAACTTCCCGAGAGCAGCGTCTGTCCATCGGTAGAAATCGACAGCGCACGAACGGGGCCGCCGTGGCCCCGTAACTGCGCGTCGGCAGGTGCAGCATTGAGCGCACCAATGAGCACGCCGATCACGAGAGGCAAGCGCAGTCGATAGCTCCTGCTGGTGCGGCCAATGTCTGGCACTGAGGGTTCCCTCGAAGGCCTATCCATCCGCGTAAAGTGTATCGAAACATTGAAATCATGGTCGATAAACCGGGAGAAAATACGATCGTTTGATGCGCTCGTTGATGCAGGGGCCTGATGGTCGGATCGGAATGTGGTCAGGCGAAGTAGCGGATCTTGCCCGCCGGCGAGGTGTCGTAGCCGGAAAGATCTTTCGCGCGTTGTTGGAAGAGGGGCTGCGAAATGAAGTTCACTAGCGCTTGCAGCGCGGGCTTGAAATATGAGCGCTGCCGCATCACGAGATCAAAATTTTCCCAGAGCAGCGGAAGAAAATCGAGATCGGCCGCTTTGGCGGCCGCTCGTGTCGCGATACCGCAATCGGCGCGTCCGGCGCGGATCGCTGTGGCGAGGTCAGGTCCGGTCAGGCACGGCGGATCGATGCGGCGCAGATCCTTCAGCTTCGCGCCATGCTGTTTGAGAAGTTTATCAAGCAGCATTTGTGCGCCGGCGCCTGGTTGCCTGATAGCCACAGTGGCACCTGACTTCAGAACATCAGCGATGCCTGTCAGGTTCTTCGGGTTTCCCGGTTGGAGCAGGAGCCCCTGTTCACGCCGGACGAATCCGACCAGCACAGCATCGTGCAGACCGGCCATCGTGCGCACAGCAGCGACATTGGCATCACCGTCCTGCGTGTCTTCTTCGGCATGAAAATGGATCGCAGCGGCTATCGCCTCCGCGCGCAGGACGCGGCTAACGCCGTTCTCGGTCCCTTCAACAAGCGTTGCAAGGCCGGAGCCGGATTCGCGCAGGCTCCACTCGAGCAGCCCATCCTGACTTCCACCGACGATCAAAGGCGCATCGGCAGGAGCCATACCCGCGGGTCGCATCAATCCTGACAAGACCCAGCGATCAAGCGCTTCACGCGGGAAAAGCCACTTGCCCGTCACCTTGGTGCAGGGGATCGCGCCCTCGGCCACCAGCTCGTAGAGCTTGCGCTCTCCGAGTCGAAGGTACTCCGACGCCTCGTTCGTGGTCAGCAGATCCATCCTGCATTTATATGCATATTTTTGTTTATTTTCAATTGATTGACATTCCTGGAAAATATGCAGGACAAGGCATGTGGAGGAAAAACCATGCTGGATGGAGCAAGTGCCTGGCAACTGATCATGAACGGCGATGCGGTGCTCTTCGCCATTGTGCGATTGTCGCTGGCCATCAGCCTTTCCGCGGTTGCGCTCGCGGCGATTATCGGCTTGCCGCTTGGCGCGTTGCTCGCGCTGCTGCGCTTCCCTGGGCGGAACGCGATCGTGGTGCTCGTGAATGCTTTCATGGGTCTGCCGCCCGTGGTGGTCGGTCTCGCGGTCTATCTGTTGCTGTCGCGCTCCGGACCGCTTGGCGAGCTCGGCGTTCTGTTTACACCAGGCGCGATGGTCATCGCGCAGGCGATCTTGATCGTGCCGATTATCGCCGCCCTGACGCGCCAAACGATTGAGGATCTGTGGATCGAATATCGCGACGAACTGTCGGCGATGGATGTCGGTCCGTTTGGTCGCATAACGACGCTGTTGTGGGATGCGCGCTTTAGCCTGCTCACCGCACTGCTTGCGGGGTTTGGGCGAGCGGCTGCGGAAGTTGGCGCGGTTATGATTGTCGGCGGCAATATAGACGGCTTCACCCGCACCATGACGACAGCGATTGCGCTGGAAACGTCGAAAGGAAATCTGCCCCTTGCGCTCGGCCTGGGCATGATCCTGGTCGCAATCGTTCTTGCGATCAACGCAGCGGCATGGGGCGCGCGGGTCTGGTCCGAACGGCAGGCGGGATGACGATGCGGGCACCGGCAACCGATCTTCCCGTTGTCTTCGATCACGTCACGGTGCGCACCGGCGCTACGACCATCCTCGATCGTCTCGCGCTGACCTTGACGTCTGGTGCACCGACGCTTGTCGTCGGACCGAACGGCGCGGGCAAAAGCACATTGTTGCGCCTATGCATGGGGCTGACGGAGCCGACCGAAGGCCGCGTCACCTGGGGCGGGCGTACAGACGTCAAGCCGACCCGCCGCGCGTTCGTATTCCAGCGGCCGGTGATGCTGCGCCGGACGGCTGCGGCCAACGTCGCCTATGGGCTGACTCACGCGGGTTATCCACGCGATAAGCTGGCGACACGCACGGCTGAGCTGCTCGAGCGCGTGGGCCTGTCAGACTTGGCCATGCGACCCGCGCGCCGGCTGTCCGGTGGCGAACAGCAACGACTGGCACTGGCGCGCGCTTTGGCGCGTGATCCTGAATTGCTTCTGCTCGATGAGCCGACTGCAAGTCTCGATCCCGCAGCGACGCGCGGTGTCGAGGAGATCGTTCGCAGTGCTGCACAATCCGGGATCAAGATCATCATGGCATCGCACGACCTCGGCCAGGTGCGACGGCTTGCCGGTGATGTCGTCTTCATGGTGCGCGGCACGGTGCGCGAACAGACGCCGGCTGAAGATTTCCTGAAGAATCCGTCGACGCCAGAGGCCGCGGCCTTCGTGCGCGGCGACCTCGTTGTTTGAACTGAGAAGGGGGATACGTCATGAAACGCCAGTTCGCTGCTTTGTCCTTCGCGCTCTCCCTGTTCGCGGCGGTGTCCGCAACGCCCGCTTCCGCGCAGGACAAATCCATTGTCGTCGCCTCAACCACATCGACGCAGGACTCCGGCTTGTTCGGTCACATCCTGCCTTTGTTCAAAGCCAAAACCGGGATCGAGGTGAAGGTGATCGCGCAAGGCACGGGCCAAGCGCTGGATACCGCGCGGCGCGGTGATGCGGATGTCGTTTTCGTCCACGCCAAGCCGCAGGAAGAAAAGTTCATCGCTGAAGGGCACGGCGTGAAGCGCTTCGATGTCATGTACAATGACTTCGTCCTCATCGGACCGAAGAGCGATCCCGCGGGCGTTGCTGGATCGAAGGACATTGTCGCCGCTCTGAAAACCATTCAGGCGAAAGCGTTGCCATTCGTCTCGCGTGGCGACAAATCCGGCACCCATGCGGCTGAACTGGCATTGTGGAAGCAGGCGGGCATCGATATCGAGAAGGCGAAGGGCCCATGGTATCGAGAGATCGGTCAGGGCATGGGGGCCGCACTCAACACGGCTGGTGCGATGAATGCCTATGTCCTTTCCGACCGCGGCACCTGGCTCTCCTTCAAGAACCCCGGTGAGCTTGTGATTGCGGTCGAGGGTGACAAGCGATTGTTCAACCAGTATGGCGTCATCCTCGTGAACCCGGAGAAACATCCTTCGGTCAAGAAATACCTCGGCCAGAGCTTTATCAACTGGTTGCTCTCATCCGAGGGCCAAGCCGCGATCGCAGCCTATCAGATCAACGGCAAACAACTGTTCTTTCCGAATGCTGAGAGAAATCTGGACGCGCAATCCAAGCGACAGGCTTATTTTTTTGGCACGCAATCGCCGTCGCGCAGCCGCAATCTACTCGATCACGATGCGCGGCGCGGGTTTGCTCGCGACGCCGGTGGTGATCGACATCCAGAGCTGGCGCGCGATATCGATGTAGTGTTTTGCGTGAACACTTTCTGGGGCGATCGCGACGATCGGGCGTCCGTCGTCCGTCGTTTGGCGGATTGCCATATCGAGCGGAATCTCACCGAGGAAAGGAATGCCGCGCTTCTCTGCTTCAAGCCGCGCACCGCCGTGGCCGAAGATCGGTGTGACACGGTTACAGGCTGGGCAACAAAAACTGGACATGTTTTCGATGAGTCCCAGCAGCGGGACATTGACCTTCCTAAACATCTCGATGCCGCGCCGCGCGTCAGTCAATGCGATGTCCTGCGGCGTCGAGACGATGACCGCACCTGCGAGTGGGGTCTGCTGCGCCATGGTCAGTTGCGCATCGCCGGTACCTGGCGGCAGGTCGACGACGAGAATGTCGAGATCTTTCCAGGCGACCTCGCGCAGCATCTGCCGGATGGCAGCAATGACCATCGGCCCGCGCCAGATCATGGCGATGTCTTCCTCGACCAGAAAGCCGATCGACATCAGTTGGACGCCGAAGCGCTCCATCGGCTCGAGCATGCGTGGACCCACAAGGCGCGGCTTTCCGCGCACGCCGAACATCCTGGGTTGCGAAGGTCCGTAAATGTCGGCGTCAAGAAGACCGACCTTCAATCCCAGCGCGGCAAAGCCGAGGGCGAGATTGCACGAGACCGTCGATTTGCCCACACCGCCCTTGCCGGAGGCTACGGCGATGATGTGTTGGACGCCAGGAACTCCCGCGGGCTTTGTTGTTGCAGGTGCTCCTGAATACGAATGGGGAATGGACAAGCAGATCTCCTGATCGTGCGTGCGCCGACGCGTCCGTTCACTGCGATCCGGACGGATCGTTCTTCTTGGCTTCGCGCGCTCGCAAGTAGTCCTCAGTCGACATCACAGGCGGGCGCTGTGGCGCGCCATGCGGATCAAAACTCTCATTCATCACGGCCTCGACGCGGCAATCAGCACACATCTTGATGACATCCAGCCGTCGCGCGTTCGCGCCCTGGAACATCCAGTGCTTGTCCTCGAGTTTCGACAGCACACGTTCGATCGAGCTTCGGGTTCCGAATGGTGTGCCGCAGACGATGCAATGGAAGGGCTCTTCTTCCTTGAGCACGCGCAGCGGCTCATCCCAGGCCTGGAAATCGAGGCGTGGCTCTAGGGTAATGACATCCTCTGGACATGTGGATTCACAGAGCCCGCACTGAACGCAAAGGCTCTCGGTAAACCGCAACATGGCACGGTCGGGGTTGTCGGAGAGCGCGTGTGTGGGACATGCGGTCACGCAAGCATGGCAGAGCGTGCAGCCTTCGACATTCAAGTGCACACTGCCGAACGGCGCGCCGGGGGCGAGCGGGACAACGTCAACAGGCGAGGGGGATGCACGATGCAACTCGCGGAACGTCGTCTCCAGCACACCGCGTTTCGCGCCGCGCGGAATAAAACTCGCGGGGCTTTCGGTCGCAATGCCTCTGGGCATGGCATCGAGCAGCGCACGGAGCTGATCGGGATCGTCGGTCTCAATCACGCGGACGACGCCTTCGCCGAAACCGAGCGCGGCAACGATCGTGCCTGACATCTCTGCAGCGCGGCCGAGTCCTGCGATCTCATGTCGGGGCCGCGCCCGCGTGAGGAGCGCAACGCCTGCGCCGCCATAGGCAAACACGCCAGCAATGGATTCCGGCCCAACCTGCGTGGTCTCGTTGACGCGCACCGGGAGAACATTTGCCGGCAACCCGTCGCCGAACCGGGCGAGTGCATCAATCAGCGGCTCGCCATGATCGCCGTCATGGAACAACACGACGGCGTTTTCTCCGCCGGCCTTGCGATATGTTTGCAGCAAGGTCCGCAATCGTCGCATCAGCGCGTCGGCGCTTGGCAGCGAATAGGACGCAGCTCCGGTCGGACATACCGATGCGCACGATCCGCAGCCCGCACACACGTTGGGATCGATGGCGACGGCATCGCCGTTTGGTGTGATCGCGCCCGTCGGGCACCGATCGAGGCAGCGTGTGCAGCCGGTGATGTTGGAGCGGGAATGTGCGCAGAGCGATTCCTCAAAATGGATGAAGCGCGGCTTGTCGAAGGTGCCGACGAGGTTTCCTGTATCAGCAATCGCCCTCTCGACGGCGGCGCGGTCGCGGGGATCGGCGCGCACATAGCCGGGCCGCAATTCGTGAGCCGGAAACAGCGGCAGGCCACCACTGAGATCAAGAATGAGATCACACGTGGATGTCGCGCCGTTGTGAGCGGCGCCGAACAATAACTTGCTGCGAGAGGATGGCGAGGGGATCGCGTAGTCGTCGATCGTGAGTTCGAATTTCCCGAGATACCCGCGCGCATTGCGGATCGTGCCCTGCAGGACCGGAAATTCGTTGACTGCACGCGGCGTCACGTCTTTTGGCTTGGTGAGAAGGACTGTGATGTCGAGGCGGTCGGCAAGACGCTTGGCCGCATCCACAGCAACATCGTCGCAGCCATAGATCAGCGCAACGCCGCCGCTCTCGAGCGTCACCAGCGAGATCGGAGGCATCTCTTCCGAAGCCGCTGCGATCAACGCCGCGACCTTCGGCCCTGCCGCTTCGGCATCCTTGGACCAGCCGCCGGTTTCGCGAATATTGACGAAGGTGAGAGGAACTTGCGGAAAATCTTCGGCGACTTCCTTGAACCGCGGAGCTTCCTGCGTGCAGGCCACCGTGATCTCTGCGCCCTCGGCCAATGCGGCTTTGAATTTGTCGAGCTCCAGACCGCAAAGCTGGTTCGCCTGCGTCATGCTTGCCGTACAGCCGCGCCCGATTGCCGCCGCGTCGAGCGGCATGGTCTTTTCGCAACTGCAAATCAGAAGGCGGGACTTTGAACCACTCATGCTTGACGCCCTTGAATTCTTTCCAGGCCGCGCAACTATCTGGCTGTTCACTACATGGTGCCGAATATGTGTTCGGTACAGGCACTTCGGCTACCTTGACCGAGAAAACATAAACTGTCCAACTACAAAGGGCTTAGGGGAAATCGGTCGAATGATGAATTCGCGTGCCAGGTACGCAGAGGATCCGCTCGATCTGCCTCCGGGCTACACGCTCGTGGCACTTCGCGAGCACGGCGACGCGTTTGCTCATGGCTGCGACATTGCCGGCAAAGCCGGTGCCGGAACGCTGGTTTGGGTCCGTCGCTACGATCTGGTCGAGTTTGCCGTCGTGCTTGAGCCGGATGAACCGCTGGCGTCGGCGCGCCGCGCGTTCTTTGCCGGGATGAATGCGATTGGGGATGCCATTGCGGCCCATTGCCCGCCGGAGCGTCAGGTGGATTTCATCTGGCCTGATACGATCCTGTTCGATGGTGGCGTGCTGGGTGGCGCGCGACTTGGCTGGCCAAAGGACTGTGGTGAGAGCGATGTACCGGGGTGGCTGGTGTTTGGTGTCATCCTGCGCGCGGCCGACATGGCGCATGTCGGAGAGGCTGAGGCCGCGGGCGGGGTTGCGCTCCTGAACGAAGGATTTGAGATGGTCGATACGGAAGCGATCATTGGCAGCTTCGCCCGCCATCTCATGACGGCATTCGATCGCTGGAATGAGCGGGGCTTCGATCCAGTGGCGAGCGACTATCTGGAGAGGCTTTCCAAGGAGAACGCCGACGAGCGGCGGCGTATCGATGTGAACGGTGATCTCCTCAAAACGACCGCGACGAATGGATCGCTGGCGCGGAACAGTCTTGTTGAGGGCCTCGCGAAGGTGGCGTGGTATGATCCCGCCTATCGCGCTCCGAAACTGGGATGAGGCGGATCATGAAACTTCCGCGTACCATCAGACTGGATCCGTCGGACGCGTTTGTGTTTGAGCGCGCTGCCGAGCCTGGCGAATGGGCTGTATCGGGCGCGTTCGTATTCTGGGATTGCGATCCTGCCACGCTCGGGCAGAAACAGCGCGTTGCGCTGCGGTCCGGCTTTCTTGGTGTCGACAGTCTCGGGTGGTCCACGCTGGCCGTCGTCACTGAAGCGACGGAGGCCGAAAAGTCTGCGATCGTCGAGCGGCTCGCCGCGCATCTGATCGCGGAGTTCGGCGCGCCGAATATGGAGGTCGCGCGCGCAGCAGCCGAAGAAGAAGTCACCTTCGCGTCCTCGTTGTGCGATCATTCGCCTCAGACGATTTTGGCGGTGCAGCGAACCGTTGACGGTGGCGAAATCCGCGAACGCTTCCGTACGCTCAAGCCGCGCGCGACAGAGCCGGGTGCGGATCGATTGCACAGCCACGCACCCGCCTTTACCTTTCATGAGGTTGAGGGTGACGAGCCAGCCGAGGAGGTTGATCTTCTCGGGCTTCGTGAAACCGGGCGTATCAAGGCGGACGGACCATGAGAGAATTCTGGGTCGCTTCGGGTCACCATTTTACGCGTCGTACCGATCACGGCGGGCTGGTTGCGACGCCAGAATTGATCATGGCCTATCTCGCGCGCCCTGAATTGATGCCGCCCGATGACGCGTGCGATGCCGAGCGCAACCTGCATGCGAGCCTGCTAGCTGACCCGTTTCGGCCAGTGTCAAAAGCCGACATTGCCGCGCTTGCGGACGCCGATGCGCGCGAGAACTGGACTTTCATAATCGCATTTCGCGATCGGATTCTCGCGGCGCCATCGCTTGAGGCGGTGTATGTATCGCTCGCACGCAACGGCGCGAGCGACATGCCGCCGATCTTCCTCTCGCAACTGTGCCATCTGATCCTGCGTAACGCGCTTGACGGCTGCGACGACCCCTATGTGTTGCGCGCCGCGGAACTTTTCTATCGCAGCCAGAGAGCAACGATTCATGAGGGCTTGCTGCTGCTGGCTGATGCCGAGGTCGCCGAGGCGCAGTACAACGCGCAACAGGATCTTCATTCGTCGCCGTTGACCGCGATGCTGCATCCGCAAGCGTTCGGCGAAATGGATGTGATGGATGACGACAATGCCTGGACCTACTGGTCGCAATCGGATGCGCATGGGATGGTCATGAATCTTGGCGGCAATCCCAAGGCACGAGACGGGTTGAGCCGCGTGATCGAACGCTGGATCGCTCACCTCCTGGGCGTCGCCGTAAAGGTTGAATCGATCGCGTCGATCGAGGATCGCGATTGGCGTTGGTTTGTCGGCCTCGACAGCGAGGGCACCAGAATAGGCAACGCTTTGTGGAACGGCGATGCGCTGGGACCAGACGCTGGAGCGCGGATCGTTGCCTTGAT from Nitrobacteraceae bacterium AZCC 1564 includes these protein-coding regions:
- a CDS encoding ABC-type tungstate transport system permease subunit (product_source=COG2998; cath_funfam=3.40.190.10; cleavage_site_network=SignalP-noTM; cog=COG2998; pfam=PF12849; superfamily=53850); its protein translation is MKRQFAALSFALSLFAAVSATPASAQDKSIVVASTTSTQDSGLFGHILPLFKAKTGIEVKVIAQGTGQALDTARRGDADVVFVHAKPQEEKFIAEGHGVKRFDVMYNDFVLIGPKSDPAGVAGSKDIVAALKTIQAKALPFVSRGDKSGTHAAELALWKQAGIDIEKAKGPWYREIGQGMGAALNTAGAMNAYVLSDRGTWLSFKNPGELVIAVEGDKRLFNQYGVILVNPEKHPSVKKYLGQSFINWLLSSEGQAAIAAYQINGKQLFFPNAERNLDAQSKRQAYFFGTQSPSRSRNLLDHDARRGFARDAGGDRHPELARDIDVVFCVNTFWGDRDDRASVVRRLADCHIERNLTEERNAALLCFKPRTAVAEDRCDTVTGWATKTGHVFDESQQRDIDLPKHLDAAPRVSQCDVLRRRDDDRTCEWGLLRHGQLRIAGTWRQVDDENVEIFPGDLAQHLPDGSNDHRPAPDHGDVFLDQKADRHQLDAEALHRLEHAWTHKARLSAHAEHPGLRRSVNVGVKKTDLQSQRGKAEGEIARDRRFAHTALAGGYGDDVLDARNSRGLCCCRCS
- a CDS encoding hypothetical protein (product_source=Hypo-rule applied; pfam=PF20115), giving the protein MKLPRTIRLDPSDAFVFERAAEPGEWAVSGAFVFWDCDPATLGQKQRVALRSGFLGVDSLGWSTLAVVTEATEAEKSAIVERLAAHLIAEFGAPNMEVARAAAEEEVTFASSLCDHSPQTILAVQRTVDGGEIRERFRTLKPRATEPGADRLHSHAPAFTFHEVEGDEPAEEVDLLGLRETGRIKADGP
- a CDS encoding ferredoxin (product_source=COG1145; cath_funfam=3.30.160.60,3.30.70.20; cog=COG1145; pfam=PF12838,PF13187; superfamily=52833,54862), with translation MSGSKSRLLICSCEKTMPLDAAAIGRGCTASMTQANQLCGLELDKFKAALAEGAEITVACTQEAPRFKEVAEDFPQVPLTFVNIRETGGWSKDAEAAGPKVAALIAAASEEMPPISLVTLESGGVALIYGCDDVAVDAAKRLADRLDITVLLTKPKDVTPRAVNEFPVLQGTIRNARGYLGKFELTIDDYAIPSPSSRSKLLFGAAHNGATSTCDLILDLSGGLPLFPAHELRPGYVRADPRDRAAVERAIADTGNLVGTFDKPRFIHFEESLCAHSRSNITGCTRCLDRCPTGAITPNGDAVAIDPNVCAGCGSCASVCPTGAASYSLPSADALMRRLRTLLQTYRKAGGENAVVLFHDGDHGEPLIDALARFGDGLPANVLPVRVNETTQVGPESIAGVFAYGGAGVALLTRARPRHEIAGLGRAAEMSGTIVAALGFGEGVVRVIETDDPDQLRALLDAMPRGIATESPASFIPRGAKRGVLETTFRELHRASPSPVDVVPLAPGAPFGSVHLNVEGCTLCHACVTACPTHALSDNPDRAMLRFTESLCVQCGLCESTCPEDVITLEPRLDFQAWDEPLRVLKEEEPFHCIVCGTPFGTRSSIERVLSKLEDKHWMFQGANARRLDVIKMCADCRVEAVMNESFDPHGAPQRPPVMSTEDYLRAREAKKNDPSGSQ
- a CDS encoding biotin-(acetyl-CoA carboxylase) ligase (product_source=COG0340; cog=COG0340; pfam=PF16917; superfamily=55681); amino-acid sequence: MMNSRARYAEDPLDLPPGYTLVALREHGDAFAHGCDIAGKAGAGTLVWVRRYDLVEFAVVLEPDEPLASARRAFFAGMNAIGDAIAAHCPPERQVDFIWPDTILFDGGVLGGARLGWPKDCGESDVPGWLVFGVILRAADMAHVGEAEAAGGVALLNEGFEMVDTEAIIGSFARHLMTAFDRWNERGFDPVASDYLERLSKENADERRRIDVNGDLLKTTATNGSLARNSLVEGLAKVAWYDPAYRAPKLG